The genome window ttttttagttaatttttgCTCTTTTTTCTTTAGAATAGCATCTCCATGGGAAATTACTTGTGCGCCACTAATAACTGCATCACTTGTAGATTCAGATAAACCCTTCTCTTCTGATCTTTGAACCGAAGATTGACCCATTAAAAAGTCATAATTGCATACAAGCCTTCCTGAAGAACTAATGTTATCCGCATCTTCGTTTAATCCACCGAAAGATATAATATTGTCTTCACCGAATGAATGTCCCATTGGCATTCTCTGATCATCAGTCGGCTTACCGTAAACAAGATCCATCGATAAAGAGTTATTTTGTTGATTGAAAGCATCCATAGATATATTGTTCTCATCCTCTTTAACAAATGATTGAGTGTTATCCTTGCTGGCAGATGGGCCCACAGACATATATCCAGCATTCTCCCTGTAAGGTACACTGACCGACATAAAATTGTTATCCACCCTGTTGAAAGTGTCGGATAGAAAATCATCAGCATCTTTGACTTGGCTGACTTTGACTTTTCTAATCCCACCGTAACTAAAACCTCCAAATGCAGAATCAACCCCGAATAAGTTGGTAGTCCTTGGTGGTTCATTGTCGAAAAACCGTTCACTGAATTGCCCCGCTACAGAGGGGAAATTAGACGAACTTTCACAATAAACGTTCGAGTTTAAAAGTGCGGTGTATGAATTTGGGTGGGGAGCTTCAACTGCCTGTTTCTTGTTGGGAAAAAAATCCGCATCATTGCCATCCATGAACCATTGATGTGAACGCTTGGGCTCAACTCGTGAGGAATTACTGTGTGCTAGTTCACCGTTTTCACCTATGTTCCCTTGAGCTTTTGACATCCAGATG of Helianthus annuus cultivar XRQ/B chromosome 1, HanXRQr2.0-SUNRISE, whole genome shotgun sequence contains these proteins:
- the LOC110880680 gene encoding uncharacterized protein LOC110880680 isoform X1, with translation MSSQNKDIWMSKAQGNIGENGELAHSNSSRVEPKRSHQWFMDGNDADFFPNKKQAVEAPHPNSYTALLNSNVYCESSSNFPSVAGQFSERFFDNEPPRTTNLFGVDSAFGGFSYGGIRKVKVSQVKDADDFLSDTFNRVDNNFMSVSVPYRENAGYMSVGPSASKDNTQSFVKEDENNISMDAFNQQNNSLSMDLVYGKPTDDQRMPMGHSFGEDNIISFGGLNEDADNISSSGRLVCNYDFLMGQSSVQRSEEKGLSESTSDAVISGAQVISHGDAILKKKEQKLTKKIPPNNFPSNVRSLLSTGMLDGVPVKYVAWSREKELHGVIKGATYLCGCKSCTFSKAINAYEFERHAGCKTKHPNNHIYFENGKTIYGVVQELRNTPQDVLFEVIQTITGSQINQKSFRIWKESFLAATRELQRIYGKEEGIVS
- the LOC110880680 gene encoding uncharacterized protein LOC110880680 isoform X4; its protein translation is MSKAQGNIGENGELAHSNSSRVEPKRSHQWFMDGNDADFFPNKKQAVEAPHPNSYTALLNSNVYCESSSNFPSVAGQFSERFFDNEPPRTTNLFGVDSAFGGFSYGGIRKVKVSQVKDADDFLSDTFNRVDNNFMSVSVPYRENAGYMSVGPSASKDNTQSFVKEDENNISMDAFNQQNNSLSMDLVYGKPTDDQRMPMGHSFGEDNIISFGGLNEDADNISSSGRLVCNYDFLMGQSSVQRSEEKGLSESTSDAVISGAQVISHGDAILKKKEQKLTKKIPPNNFPSNVRSLLSTGMLDGVPVKYVAWSREKELHGVIKGATYLCGCKSCTFSKAINAYEFERHAGCKTKHPNNHIYFENGKTIYGVVQELRNTPQDVLFEVIQTITGSQINQKSFRIWKESFLAATRELQRIYGKEEGIVS
- the LOC110880680 gene encoding uncharacterized protein LOC110880680 isoform X2, with amino-acid sequence MSSQNKDIWMSKAQGNIGENGELAHSNSSRVEPKRSHQWFMDGNDADFFPNKKQAVEAPHPNSYTALLNSNVYCESSSNFPSVAGQFSERFFDNEPPRTTNLFGVDSAFGGFSYGGIRKVKVSQVKDADDFLSDTFNRVDNNFMSVSVPYRENAGYMSVGPSASKDNTQSFVKEDENNISMDAFNQQNNSLSMDLVYGKPTDDQRMPMGHSFGEDNIISFGGLNEDADNISSSGRLVCNYDFLMGQSSVQRSEEKGLSESTSDAVISGAQVISHGDAILKKKEQKLTKKIPPNNFPSNVRSLLSTGMLDGVPVKYVAWSREELHGVIKGATYLCGCKSCTFSKAINAYEFERHAGCKTKHPNNHIYFENGKTIYGVVQELRNTPQDVLFEVIQTITGSQINQKSFRIWKESFLAATRELQRIYGKEEGIVS
- the LOC110880680 gene encoding uncharacterized protein LOC110880680 isoform X3; this translates as MNKDIWMSKAQGNIGENGELAHSNSSRVEPKRSHQWFMDGNDADFFPNKKQAVEAPHPNSYTALLNSNVYCESSSNFPSVAGQFSERFFDNEPPRTTNLFGVDSAFGGFSYGGIRKVKVSQVKDADDFLSDTFNRVDNNFMSVSVPYRENAGYMSVGPSASKDNTQSFVKEDENNISMDAFNQQNNSLSMDLVYGKPTDDQRMPMGHSFGEDNIISFGGLNEDADNISSSGRLVCNYDFLMGQSSVQRSEEKGLSESTSDAVISGAQVISHGDAILKKKEQKLTKKIPPNNFPSNVRSLLSTGMLDGVPVKYVAWSREKELHGVIKGATYLCGCKSCTFSKAINAYEFERHAGCKTKHPNNHIYFENGKTIYGVVQELRNTPQDVLFEVIQTITGSQINQKSFRIWKESFLAATRELQRIYGKEEGIVS